From a region of the Corallococcus coralloides DSM 2259 genome:
- a CDS encoding lanthionine synthetase C family protein, producing the protein MHRKEWQPILGGEQAARAWQVIEFIARDLRARQGTYAHDFSLSQGMSGIAVLFAYLSRAGVGADAGEFSLQSLERAMDGAASTPMSLGLYSGLTGVAWAAEHVHQCLFGQGPEDLTAQVMELVLAQLAGPGWDGGHDLVSGLVGLGVYGLAYPERSAAKECLGQVVRLLENSSERDGLGARWWTVPAKQAPHLRTRYNVPHLNLGMAHGSPGVIVLLARACSAWELPPARELLRDAVRDLLRERLPEEKASRFPAWVARSLPSKEARAAWCYGDPGVAAALLWAARELGVSEWEREALLTACLAAQRPVEECRVKDALVCHGMAGLGHVFNRLYQATGEPRLLDAARGWFSRTLEVFQPGCGIGGYQRLELEGVASEAWQDAPGVLSGSAGVALALLAATTHLEPRWDRMLLMDLPPGPPAVEAPSREP; encoded by the coding sequence TCGAAAAGAATGGCAGCCCATCCTGGGCGGTGAGCAGGCCGCGCGCGCGTGGCAGGTGATCGAATTCATCGCGCGGGATCTCCGGGCGCGTCAGGGCACGTATGCGCATGACTTCTCCCTGTCCCAGGGGATGTCGGGCATCGCCGTGCTGTTTGCCTATCTCTCCCGGGCGGGAGTGGGAGCAGACGCTGGAGAGTTCTCGCTGCAAAGCCTTGAGCGCGCCATGGATGGCGCGGCCAGTACGCCAATGTCCCTGGGCCTCTATTCGGGGCTCACCGGGGTGGCCTGGGCCGCGGAGCACGTGCATCAGTGTCTGTTCGGGCAGGGGCCGGAGGATCTCACGGCGCAGGTGATGGAGCTCGTGCTCGCCCAGCTCGCTGGGCCCGGGTGGGACGGGGGCCATGATCTCGTCAGTGGGCTGGTGGGCCTGGGGGTCTACGGGCTGGCGTACCCGGAGCGCTCCGCCGCGAAGGAGTGCCTGGGGCAGGTCGTACGGCTGCTGGAAAATTCGAGCGAGCGCGACGGCCTGGGCGCGCGGTGGTGGACGGTGCCCGCGAAGCAGGCGCCCCACCTGCGCACGCGCTACAACGTGCCCCACCTCAACCTGGGAATGGCCCACGGGTCACCCGGGGTGATCGTCCTGCTGGCAAGGGCTTGCAGTGCCTGGGAGCTGCCGCCCGCGCGGGAGCTCCTCCGGGACGCGGTCCGGGATCTGCTGCGCGAGAGGCTGCCCGAGGAGAAAGCCTCACGATTTCCCGCGTGGGTCGCCCGGAGCCTTCCCTCGAAGGAGGCACGGGCCGCCTGGTGTTATGGCGATCCGGGCGTCGCCGCCGCGCTGCTGTGGGCCGCGCGCGAGCTGGGGGTGTCTGAGTGGGAACGGGAAGCCCTGCTCACGGCCTGTCTGGCCGCGCAGCGTCCCGTGGAGGAGTGCCGGGTCAAGGACGCGCTCGTGTGTCACGGCATGGCGGGGCTCGGGCACGTGTTCAACCGCCTCTACCAGGCGACGGGCGAGCCGCGGCTCCTCGATGCCGCCCGGGGCTGGTTCTCCCGCACCCTGGAGGTGTTCCAGCCGGGGTGCGGGATTGGGGGCTACCAGCGACTGGAGCTCGAAGGTGTGGCGAGCGAGGCCTGGCAGGATGCTCCGGGAGTGCTGTCGGGCAGTGCGGGGGTGGCGCTCGCGCTCCTCGCGGCGACCACCCATCTCGAGCCCCGTTGGGATCGTATGCTCTTGATGGACCTGCCTCCTGGACCTCCCGCTGTGGAAGCACCCTCCCGCGAACCCTGA
- a CDS encoding flavin reductase family protein, which translates to MTQSGTEGVSALDFREAMSRWASGVAVVSVRDADGIAATTVSSFSSLSLTPPLVVLSLQQSSRTLKRVEAARRFSVSVLSTIQRDVSVRCATGEAEGRMFDEGAFVQDSLVGLACALLDVHRYGDHLLLVGRVERIQRGADGEPLLYWNRAYRALTAHPEPGPAPK; encoded by the coding sequence ATGACTCAGAGTGGTACTGAAGGGGTGTCGGCCCTGGACTTCCGGGAGGCGATGTCCCGGTGGGCGAGCGGGGTGGCGGTGGTCTCCGTCCGTGACGCGGACGGGATCGCGGCGACGACGGTCAGCTCCTTCAGCTCCCTCTCCCTGACGCCTCCGCTCGTCGTCCTGTCGCTGCAGCAGTCCTCCCGCACGCTCAAGCGTGTGGAGGCCGCCCGCCGCTTCAGTGTGAGTGTGCTGTCCACCATCCAACGCGACGTGTCGGTCCGCTGCGCGACGGGGGAGGCCGAAGGCCGGATGTTCGACGAAGGCGCCTTCGTGCAGGACAGCCTGGTGGGTCTGGCGTGCGCTCTGTTGGATGTGCACCGTTACGGCGATCACCTGTTGCTGGTGGGCCGTGTGGAGCGCATCCAGCGGGGAGCAGACGGAGAACCGTTGCTCTACTGGAACCGGGCGTATCGCGCGCTGACAGCGCACCCGGAGCCAGGGCCCGCCCCGAAGTAG
- a CDS encoding superoxide dismutase codes for MPFTLPELPYKKDALAPHMSQETLEFHHDKHHAAYVNKLNELTAGKPEASKSLEDVILSSDGAVFNNAAQVWNHTFFWNCMKPAGGGKPTGDIAAAIDRDFGSYDEFKKQFTEAAITQFGSGWAWLVKDGNKLAIMKTANADLPMKHGKKALLTVDVWEHAYYIDYRNLRAKFVEVFLNSLVNWDFVNENLKNA; via the coding sequence ATGCCCTTCACGCTGCCCGAGCTCCCCTACAAGAAGGACGCGCTGGCCCCTCACATGAGCCAGGAGACGCTGGAGTTCCACCACGACAAGCACCACGCGGCCTACGTCAACAAGCTCAACGAGCTGACCGCGGGCAAGCCCGAGGCCAGCAAGTCGCTGGAGGACGTCATCCTCAGCAGCGACGGCGCCGTGTTCAACAACGCGGCCCAGGTGTGGAACCACACGTTCTTCTGGAACTGCATGAAGCCGGCCGGCGGTGGCAAGCCGACGGGTGACATCGCGGCCGCCATCGACCGCGACTTCGGCTCCTACGACGAGTTCAAGAAGCAGTTCACCGAGGCCGCCATCACGCAGTTCGGCTCCGGCTGGGCCTGGCTGGTGAAGGACGGCAACAAGCTGGCCATCATGAAGACGGCCAACGCGGACCTGCCGATGAAGCACGGCAAGAAGGCCCTGCTCACCGTCGACGTCTGGGAGCACGCCTACTACATCGACTACCGCAACCTGCGCGCCAAGTTCGTCGAGGTCTTCCTCAACAGCCTCGTGAACTGGGACTTCGTGAACGAGAACCTGAAGAACGCCTGA
- a CDS encoding AgmX/PglI C-terminal domain-containing protein, producing the protein MRAALPPSSPPPPPPPPPVESRSSSVHTGSLPRESVRDVLQSLRPGVKACFEKAAARYPGPQKVTVAFTLQGQGTSGFIEDEEIIDSSIPDPWFQACFVEVLHSATFSAPSGGTVRITYPFVYQPNPDAGT; encoded by the coding sequence GTGCGTGCGGCCCTCCCTCCGTCATCGCCTCCGCCGCCACCACCGCCGCCTCCGGTGGAGAGCCGCTCGTCCTCGGTCCACACGGGCTCGCTGCCTCGCGAGTCCGTGAGGGATGTCCTCCAGTCCCTGCGGCCTGGCGTGAAGGCGTGCTTCGAGAAGGCGGCCGCGCGCTACCCCGGGCCTCAGAAGGTGACAGTCGCCTTCACCCTCCAGGGGCAGGGGACGTCCGGATTCATCGAGGATGAGGAGATCATCGACTCCTCCATTCCGGATCCCTGGTTCCAGGCCTGCTTCGTGGAGGTGCTTCACTCCGCCACCTTCTCGGCGCCGTCGGGGGGGACGGTCCGCATCACCTATCCCTTTGTCTATCAGCCGAACCCGGATGCGGGGACCTGA
- a CDS encoding AAA family ATPase, producing MDPLWGETLRRLDALLVQVCDLEEARASKLRGEQEAGWDAVRTTVRPSTAELAFSSALAETPLLGASPPLPFARLRASLRVDTVEEEALLLLLATWLEPRYSRLFAVLQDETAQGWNVERLLLTVLGRTPARAQRLLASLTDSGLLVGGGLVQTGAGAFPPMLRPVDLAPEVREALLELPRPSVLGELSLEWHGPEVLPSSSHGTFAVVHGEGERLGVALGLADEAGVPLVVARWTGAPEPVPMARALWRLASVRGALLAVDLAGAERGLALSVTETLSGLCQRFGGRALVLADSAQPVAVPHHEAPAPGFVQRRALWVEEARTRGLSLTEADAGRLASGFRGALQEIRRVFDSAPGGDAEALRAAASRLVQVPLRHGYRLETSRTFADLVVRDTTRAALERLLFYVAQRDRVAEERGLSRRFRLHTGPVALFSGRSGTGKTLAAEVIAHAVGRPLYVIDLSRLVSKYVGETEKNIDEVLSHGERSGAVLFFDEADSLFSSRTEVSNANDRFANLEVGFLLQRIERHDGLIILATNLQTAIDEAFLRRFHARIEFPFPEVEERRRIWELMLPEGVPRAGTLDLPGLAQRHRLAGGDIRNAALKAIFLAEQAGAPLAQEHLERAVALELYELGRLSRRPEADAPSDAGTRLRRVAEVFQEALDSQLRQHFLKEVHVLHGSPTREALAGKRPAVSLALYRLAVAQNGALRLGLIVSAWSHRAEEEHELLGVLHGLLSRGLPHELDGRKLTPRVQESYDFDLLHRFWSSHGHPIRASLVLDVEMT from the coding sequence ATGGATCCGTTGTGGGGGGAGACGCTGAGGCGTCTGGATGCGCTGCTCGTCCAGGTGTGTGACCTGGAGGAGGCCCGCGCGTCGAAGCTCCGGGGGGAACAGGAAGCGGGCTGGGATGCCGTTCGCACCACCGTGCGCCCTTCCACCGCGGAGCTCGCGTTCAGCTCGGCGCTCGCGGAGACGCCGCTCCTGGGGGCTTCTCCTCCCCTTCCCTTTGCCCGGCTGCGGGCTTCGCTTCGCGTGGACACCGTGGAGGAGGAGGCGCTGCTGCTCCTGCTCGCGACGTGGCTGGAGCCCCGGTACTCGCGCCTGTTCGCCGTGCTCCAGGACGAGACCGCGCAGGGTTGGAACGTGGAGCGGTTGCTGCTCACCGTCCTGGGACGCACGCCTGCTCGCGCGCAGCGCTTGCTGGCGTCACTGACCGACAGCGGGCTCCTGGTGGGCGGTGGTCTGGTGCAGACGGGGGCGGGCGCTTTTCCTCCCATGCTCCGGCCCGTGGACCTGGCTCCAGAGGTCCGCGAGGCCCTGCTGGAACTGCCCCGCCCCTCCGTGCTGGGGGAGCTGTCCCTGGAGTGGCATGGACCGGAGGTGCTGCCTTCCTCCTCACACGGGACGTTCGCCGTCGTGCATGGCGAGGGCGAACGGCTGGGTGTGGCGCTGGGACTCGCTGACGAAGCCGGTGTGCCGCTGGTCGTCGCCCGGTGGACGGGGGCTCCGGAGCCGGTTCCCATGGCCCGGGCCCTGTGGCGTCTGGCCTCCGTGCGCGGCGCCCTGCTGGCCGTGGACCTGGCCGGTGCCGAGCGGGGGCTGGCACTCTCCGTCACGGAGACGCTGTCCGGGCTGTGCCAACGGTTTGGCGGGCGGGCCCTGGTGCTCGCGGACTCCGCGCAGCCTGTTGCTGTACCGCACCATGAAGCTCCCGCTCCGGGCTTCGTCCAGCGGCGGGCCCTGTGGGTGGAGGAGGCCCGGACCCGGGGACTGTCATTGACGGAGGCGGACGCGGGACGGCTGGCGTCTGGCTTTCGGGGTGCGCTTCAGGAGATCCGCCGCGTGTTCGACTCGGCTCCGGGCGGTGACGCGGAGGCGCTTCGTGCGGCTGCCTCGCGGCTCGTCCAGGTACCTTTGCGCCACGGCTACCGGCTGGAGACGTCGCGGACGTTCGCGGATCTCGTGGTGCGGGACACCACTCGCGCGGCCCTGGAGCGGCTGCTGTTCTACGTGGCGCAGCGCGACCGCGTCGCCGAGGAGCGGGGCCTGTCTCGCCGCTTCCGGCTGCACACCGGCCCGGTGGCGCTGTTCTCCGGACGCTCCGGCACCGGCAAGACTTTGGCCGCGGAGGTCATCGCCCATGCGGTGGGCCGGCCGCTGTACGTCATCGACCTGTCCCGGCTCGTCAGCAAGTACGTGGGCGAGACGGAGAAGAACATCGACGAGGTGCTGTCCCACGGCGAGCGCTCCGGCGCCGTGCTGTTCTTCGACGAGGCGGACTCGCTGTTCTCCTCGCGCACGGAGGTCAGCAACGCCAATGACCGCTTCGCCAACCTGGAGGTCGGCTTCCTCCTCCAGCGCATCGAACGTCACGACGGGCTGATCATCCTCGCCACCAACCTGCAGACGGCCATCGATGAAGCGTTCCTGCGCCGCTTCCACGCGCGCATCGAGTTCCCCTTCCCCGAGGTCGAGGAGCGCCGCCGCATCTGGGAGCTGATGCTTCCGGAGGGCGTGCCTCGCGCGGGGACGCTCGACCTGCCGGGCCTGGCACAGCGGCACCGGCTGGCGGGCGGCGACATCCGCAACGCCGCGCTCAAGGCCATCTTCCTCGCGGAACAGGCCGGCGCTCCGCTGGCCCAGGAGCACCTGGAGCGCGCCGTCGCGCTGGAGCTGTATGAGCTGGGCCGGCTCTCCCGGCGTCCGGAGGCGGACGCTCCCTCGGATGCGGGCACACGCCTGCGGCGCGTGGCGGAGGTGTTCCAGGAGGCACTGGACTCGCAGCTCAGACAACACTTCCTCAAGGAGGTCCACGTCCTCCACGGCTCTCCCACCCGGGAGGCGCTCGCGGGGAAGCGGCCCGCGGTGTCGCTCGCGCTCTACCGGTTGGCGGTCGCGCAGAACGGTGCGCTGCGGCTGGGGCTCATCGTCTCCGCGTGGTCCCACCGCGCGGAGGAGGAACACGAGCTGCTTGGCGTGCTGCATGGGCTGCTCTCACGTGGACTCCCGCACGAGCTGGATGGTCGCAAGCTCACACCTCGCGTGCAGGAGAGTTATGACTTCGACCTGCTCCACCGTTTCTGGAGCAGTCATGGACATCCCATCCGGGCCTCGCTGGTCCTCGATGTGGAGATGACCTAG
- a CDS encoding AMP-binding protein, whose protein sequence is MKTPSPETLRERLEHHGRSQGHEWALRFPTQGGETLELTWAELVERARGIGLGLKRRGVAPREVVVIVSSSPREQALGFLGALFAEALPSIYSHPSIKQPTERFFASFGPLVSASGAACLLYSDALAPAFQEWRVASGSGIALFPLRELLAEPAGDEPLPASNGEEAFLQFSSGTTGLRKGVAITHAMLASQVRAYAEALQLSSRDRVVSWLPLYHDMGLVACLLLPCFMGVPSVHLSPFEWVQRPQWLWRELADAAGTLVWMPNFAFELLAQRTRAEDLGAMELGRVRAFINCSEPVRPGTLARFVERLGPHGVRWDQLQGCYAMAENTFAVTQTPMGSPPRLDRVRRAPLLTQGEAVALGATPPSAEDKVFASSGIPIAGCEVRISQRGERRIGEIEIRSPSLFEAYVANPEATAVSRTDDGWFRTGDLGYLAEGELFVTGRLKDLIIHRGTNLYPEDIEEVVASIPGCRAGRVVAFGITSEQLGTEEVVVCVEPEPDLEDPRALAVRIRQEVALRLSLGLKDVALCEPGSLLKSTSGKPSRSGNREAYASGRWGGR, encoded by the coding sequence ATGAAGACGCCCAGCCCGGAGACGTTGAGGGAGCGGCTCGAGCACCATGGCCGCTCCCAGGGGCATGAGTGGGCGCTCCGGTTTCCGACACAAGGGGGTGAGACGCTCGAGCTGACGTGGGCGGAGCTGGTGGAGCGGGCCCGCGGCATCGGGCTCGGGCTGAAGCGGCGAGGAGTGGCCCCGAGGGAGGTCGTTGTCATTGTGTCCTCCTCGCCTCGGGAGCAGGCCCTGGGCTTCCTGGGCGCCCTCTTCGCGGAGGCGCTCCCGTCGATCTACTCCCATCCCTCCATCAAGCAGCCCACCGAGCGATTCTTCGCGAGCTTCGGCCCGCTGGTCTCGGCCAGCGGCGCGGCGTGCCTGCTGTATTCGGACGCCCTGGCCCCGGCCTTCCAAGAGTGGAGGGTTGCCTCCGGCAGCGGGATTGCCCTCTTCCCGCTGCGGGAACTGCTAGCGGAGCCCGCTGGAGACGAGCCACTGCCCGCCTCCAACGGCGAGGAGGCCTTCCTCCAGTTCTCGTCGGGGACGACCGGCCTCCGCAAGGGCGTCGCCATCACCCACGCCATGCTGGCCTCGCAGGTCCGAGCGTATGCGGAGGCCCTCCAGCTCTCCTCGAGAGACCGGGTGGTGAGCTGGTTGCCCCTCTACCATGACATGGGGCTCGTGGCCTGCCTGCTCCTGCCCTGCTTCATGGGTGTGCCCTCCGTCCATCTGTCTCCCTTCGAGTGGGTGCAGCGGCCGCAGTGGCTGTGGCGGGAGCTGGCGGATGCAGCGGGGACGCTCGTCTGGATGCCGAACTTCGCCTTCGAGTTGCTGGCCCAGCGCACCCGCGCCGAGGACCTGGGCGCCATGGAGCTCGGGCGCGTGCGAGCCTTCATCAACTGCAGTGAGCCGGTGCGGCCCGGGACGCTGGCAAGGTTTGTCGAGCGCCTGGGACCGCACGGCGTCCGCTGGGACCAGCTCCAGGGCTGCTATGCGATGGCGGAGAACACCTTCGCCGTGACGCAGACGCCCATGGGCTCCCCCCCGCGGCTCGACCGGGTGCGGCGCGCCCCGCTCCTGACGCAAGGGGAGGCGGTCGCGCTGGGGGCCACGCCGCCGAGCGCCGAGGACAAGGTCTTCGCTTCGAGTGGCATCCCCATCGCGGGCTGCGAGGTGCGGATCTCCCAGCGAGGGGAGCGACGGATTGGAGAGATTGAAATCCGGAGCCCGAGCCTCTTCGAAGCGTATGTCGCCAACCCGGAGGCCACCGCCGTCTCGCGAACGGACGACGGGTGGTTCCGGACAGGAGACCTGGGCTATCTCGCCGAGGGAGAGCTCTTTGTGACGGGGCGGCTGAAGGACCTCATCATCCACCGGGGAACCAACCTGTACCCAGAGGACATCGAAGAGGTCGTCGCGTCCATCCCGGGCTGCAGGGCTGGCCGCGTGGTCGCCTTCGGCATCACCTCCGAGCAGCTGGGCACAGAGGAGGTCGTGGTGTGCGTGGAGCCCGAGCCGGACCTGGAGGACCCCCGAGCGTTGGCGGTCCGCATCCGCCAGGAAGTGGCGCTTCGGTTGAGCCTCGGTCTCAAGGACGTGGCGCTCTGCGAACCGGGCTCGCTGCTCAAGTCCACCTCGGGAAAGCCCTCACGCTCGGGCAATCGCGAGGCGTATGCCTCGGGCCGGTGGGGTGGGCGCTAG
- a CDS encoding SUMF1/EgtB/PvdO family nonheme iron enzyme has translation MRSPALVALPEVSFEAMDRVLEALGWFLQSESQTPPLIPGEPELAVYVKRGTDSALHYTFNPVLRLRVLEFSGPDAVGEWAAVRKAVPVLEAPALAALLTSSETREVLLGLLATEALRERASMERVAALRFHPEFSVSRTAERVLASLVPDGTEEAFARLKAEKEAHPDRSVLFAHLPGEEQRRQVLRWLIHDQSASNPDVDAVLRSALVDADAEVRVTAVMAAARLQAREVLPALRAARMPTSTREGADPRDRQFYSNLRDLVAQVLAGRPLPPQGSPKRERMAPLLRALSGPADVRDDPTLLLHALTTPVDPGPRPVGLPEAVVEREGTYRLRRSGLEARWVPPVEHWLGTGPTLRRVKSPGFFVARVPVSRAAAAWAMAASQGPVGTAGPDAEEPLPCTLAEAEALCSALSRIEGLALRLPSSEEWEMAARGPDGRLFPWGNSMRDDGATRASPWGVEKLVASLPQWAQGGLLCGGREQPLCTSRREGALAVGTSRWVVPAP, from the coding sequence ATGCGCTCCCCTGCCCTCGTCGCGTTGCCGGAGGTTTCGTTCGAGGCGATGGACCGGGTGCTGGAGGCGCTGGGCTGGTTCCTCCAGTCCGAAAGCCAGACGCCTCCGCTCATCCCCGGCGAGCCGGAGCTGGCGGTGTACGTGAAGCGCGGGACGGACTCGGCGCTCCATTACACGTTCAACCCGGTGCTCCGGCTGCGGGTGCTCGAGTTCTCCGGACCTGACGCCGTGGGGGAATGGGCGGCCGTGCGCAAGGCGGTGCCGGTGCTGGAGGCCCCGGCGCTCGCGGCGCTGCTGACGTCGTCGGAGACTCGGGAGGTCCTGCTGGGGCTTCTGGCCACGGAGGCGCTGCGCGAGCGGGCGTCAATGGAGCGCGTGGCGGCGCTGCGCTTCCATCCGGAGTTCAGCGTGTCGCGGACCGCGGAGCGCGTGCTCGCGTCGCTGGTGCCGGATGGGACGGAGGAGGCGTTCGCGCGGTTGAAGGCGGAGAAGGAGGCGCACCCGGACCGCTCGGTGCTGTTCGCGCACCTGCCGGGGGAGGAGCAGCGGCGGCAGGTGTTGCGCTGGCTCATCCATGATCAATCGGCGTCGAATCCGGACGTCGACGCGGTGCTGCGCTCGGCGCTGGTGGACGCCGACGCGGAGGTGCGGGTGACGGCGGTGATGGCGGCGGCCCGGCTCCAGGCGCGGGAGGTGCTGCCGGCGCTGCGCGCGGCTCGGATGCCCACGTCGACGCGGGAGGGCGCGGACCCGAGGGACCGGCAGTTCTATTCGAACCTGCGGGACCTGGTGGCCCAGGTGCTGGCGGGCAGGCCGCTGCCTCCGCAGGGTTCGCCGAAGCGTGAGCGGATGGCTCCGTTGCTGCGCGCGTTGTCGGGTCCCGCGGACGTGCGGGATGATCCCACGTTGCTGCTGCATGCGCTCACGACTCCGGTGGATCCGGGGCCGCGTCCGGTGGGACTGCCCGAAGCGGTGGTGGAACGGGAGGGCACGTACCGGCTGCGCCGCTCTGGGTTGGAGGCGCGCTGGGTGCCTCCGGTGGAGCACTGGTTGGGGACGGGGCCGACGCTGCGGCGGGTGAAGTCACCGGGGTTCTTCGTCGCTCGGGTGCCCGTGAGCCGGGCCGCGGCGGCGTGGGCTATGGCGGCTTCGCAGGGGCCGGTGGGGACGGCAGGGCCGGATGCGGAGGAGCCCTTGCCGTGCACTCTCGCGGAGGCGGAAGCGCTGTGCTCGGCGCTGTCGCGCATTGAAGGCCTGGCGCTGCGGCTGCCTTCCAGCGAGGAATGGGAGATGGCGGCCCGGGGTCCGGATGGCCGGCTGTTCCCGTGGGGCAACTCGATGCGGGATGACGGGGCGACCCGTGCTTCGCCCTGGGGCGTGGAGAAGCTCGTGGCTTCGCTTCCGCAGTGGGCGCAGGGAGGCCTGCTGTGCGGGGGACGGGAACAGCCGCTGTGCACTTCTCGCCGCGAAGGAGCGCTGGCGGTGGGCACCTCGCGGTGGGTGGTGCCCGCTCCTTGA
- a CDS encoding phosphopantetheine-binding protein: MALPVREWAQELRQLWAMGAIYLVDGASHIASSVRIKGRRVLISRSRVEEFSIIEGDGVALIDSEVRGHAVLSGPLLLEGTQLDPQAVIGPMVVVEQSYLAPFVKLQRTVRVRASSIGAHSALEGGNHVERYPQARSQRRGFGVEVERQCWIGQHVSLSGGARLGEGVVVAAHCAVSSDVGAHVIVAGNPARALPVDLHLRELTPEQAREAGSQQGAAATRFPVYGACTSRWDAADAVVLSYPHHGSLRGLAGPTLIDFQQGALEALLAQAFPDNPSQVLRKKDGPEVAFELRFAQRLPRYEKPSPALTLSLAGASGDLSAESPVEQDLLEVLAEQSCDMEHLFSECMARAFEREEILGWAELEGTLCLLSQRGRVRPPLLPPVLASIPSLAQLLTGQSPGRPRAPVQEAAPIQETGSRSEVLGRPREHLSATPLPPVLEQILDELLGDGRTLDPDVTFLGLGLDSFAFAHLIATIEERCGVTCPDLFSHNTPRKLAVALATPE; encoded by the coding sequence GTGGCGCTGCCTGTGCGTGAGTGGGCCCAGGAGTTGCGCCAGCTCTGGGCCATGGGCGCCATCTACCTCGTGGATGGCGCAAGTCACATCGCCAGCTCGGTCCGGATCAAGGGGCGACGTGTCCTGATTTCACGCTCGCGGGTCGAGGAGTTCAGCATCATCGAGGGTGATGGAGTCGCATTGATTGACAGTGAGGTTCGCGGGCATGCGGTCCTGAGCGGGCCACTGCTATTGGAGGGAACCCAGCTGGACCCCCAAGCGGTGATTGGTCCGATGGTCGTGGTGGAGCAGTCCTACCTCGCGCCCTTCGTCAAGCTCCAGCGCACCGTCAGGGTCCGCGCCAGTTCCATCGGAGCGCACTCCGCCCTCGAAGGCGGAAACCATGTCGAGCGCTACCCGCAGGCCAGGTCGCAGCGGCGCGGCTTCGGAGTCGAGGTCGAGCGCCAATGTTGGATCGGCCAGCACGTCTCGCTCTCGGGCGGAGCCCGGTTGGGAGAGGGCGTGGTGGTGGCGGCGCACTGTGCGGTCTCCTCGGACGTGGGAGCGCACGTCATCGTCGCGGGAAATCCGGCCAGGGCGTTGCCGGTGGATCTCCACCTTCGAGAGCTCACTCCGGAGCAAGCACGTGAGGCGGGCTCCCAGCAGGGAGCCGCGGCGACGCGGTTCCCCGTCTATGGCGCGTGTACCTCCCGCTGGGATGCCGCCGATGCGGTGGTGCTGAGCTATCCCCACCATGGAAGCCTTCGCGGACTGGCGGGCCCCACCCTGATCGACTTCCAACAAGGCGCCCTGGAGGCGCTCCTCGCCCAGGCGTTCCCAGACAATCCAAGTCAGGTGCTGCGCAAGAAGGACGGGCCGGAGGTCGCCTTCGAGCTGCGTTTCGCCCAGCGGCTGCCACGGTATGAGAAGCCATCACCCGCGCTCACCCTGTCACTGGCGGGAGCGTCGGGTGACCTCTCCGCCGAATCACCGGTCGAGCAGGACCTGCTCGAGGTCCTCGCGGAGCAGTCCTGCGACATGGAGCACTTGTTCTCCGAGTGCATGGCTCGCGCATTCGAGCGCGAGGAGATCCTCGGTTGGGCAGAGCTGGAAGGCACCCTCTGCCTGCTGTCGCAGCGAGGTCGGGTCCGCCCCCCGCTGCTTCCCCCCGTGCTCGCCTCCATCCCCTCCCTGGCCCAGCTCCTCACGGGTCAGTCCCCTGGCCGTCCACGGGCGCCGGTCCAGGAAGCCGCGCCGATTCAAGAGACAGGGTCCCGCTCCGAGGTCCTGGGTCGCCCGCGGGAGCACCTCTCCGCCACGCCGCTCCCACCGGTGCTGGAGCAGATCCTGGATGAGCTTCTCGGCGACGGACGCACCTTGGATCCGGATGTGACCTTCCTGGGACTGGGACTCGACTCGTTCGCGTTCGCCCACCTCATCGCCACCATCGAGGAGCGCTGTGGAGTCACCTGCCCGGACCTCTTCAGCCACAACACCCCGCGCAAGCTCGCGGTCGCCCTGGCCACGCCCGAATGA